One window of Perca fluviatilis chromosome 12, GENO_Pfluv_1.0, whole genome shotgun sequence genomic DNA carries:
- the LOC120569411 gene encoding MAGUK p55 subfamily member 4-like, whose translation MSMGATIRRDEETGEIFIARVIHGGLADRSGLLHPGDLLVEVNGNPVVGLEPEQLIQILINSQGTILFKVIPDAGQSSGSQTSVFMKAMVDYCPLQDSSIPCPDAGMAFSRGDVLEVVDQSDGHWWQARKLPCSAACAGLIPSASMLKSKLKEHWWCQPLQGHTCIRPYSVPEDDRTHAEDKHTVAELEEIHFDEADSDITDGIYLGKTHSISLFNIEKKCQN comes from the exons ATGTCTATG GGGGCTACGATACGGAGGGACGAGGAGACGGGAGAGATCTTTATCGCCAGGGTGATCCACGGAGGACTGGCCGACCGCAGCG gACTCCTCCATCCCGGTGATCTGCTGGTGGAGGTGAACGGGAACCCTGTGGTGGGTCTGGAACCAGAACAGCTGATCCAGATACTG ATTAATTCCCAGGGAACCATCCTGTTTAAAGTGATTCCTGATGCAGGTCAGAGCAGCGGCAGCCAGACATCG gtGTTCATGAAGGCGATGGTGGACTACTGCCCACTGCAGGACTCTTCCATCCCGTGTCCCGATGCAGGCATGGCGTTCAGCAGAGGAGACGTGCTGGAGGTTGTCGACCAATCGGACGGACACTGGTGGCAGGCCAGGAAACTGCCCTGCTCTGCAGCCTGCGCCGGGCTCATTCCCTCTGCCAGCATGCTGAAAAG taaACTGAAGGAACATTGGTGGTGTCAGCCATTACAGGGTCATACCTGCATCAGACCCT ATTCTGTTCCAGAGGACGATCGAACACACGctgaagacaaacacacagtcgCAG AGCTGGAAGAAATACACTTTG ATGAAGCCGACTCTGATATTACTGATGGAATCTACCTGGGTAAGACACACTCAATTAGTTTGTTTAATATtgaaaagaaatgtcaaaacTGA